The following are encoded together in the Streptomyces sp. NBC_00358 genome:
- a CDS encoding FG-GAP repeat domain-containing protein has product MRAHHSRRALRLASALVSAGLCLTVSPRALAADDSGSAMKLTSAEAGTLAAHVGLDPNADATDTGTVSPKSADTPKSAADGTDNDSGSGSGSGSQLDGASADADATAEVTLTAGSTLEGVRGMGATVPVGRNGDYFTVNSMGYVQRHTADGGEVWARTSGSFYTDWQVKPTQPWRTEPYPAQILMGYNAVSPFAATSDNGYSTGDLTGDGVPDVVFSAQVGTTPYPRPFTSPGSSLTTGTFVTVLDGRTGRTMWSKLYNRASMVKIVDGTLLVADAPRLSGDSKVPAAATATLTGIRFSSADGVLTPARTWTYDTGEARKANWGDIQDLGKGKVVVSWNLAKATGVDARGRTLVLDTADGSVDWQTDSMLYGRQLRVDTGRRRIVALEQQDATDAVRYEVASYDLKTGHRATLETRDNVLPTALTVGDLTAKDGDEYAVAESSLDEDYWVNASTVRVLDGTAPDTLLWSSTVKRDADNSKDAASVWRLQVADGRLVTSAQDDREINGANNPGGGRYASLTVYSVKGDIKWQQKGVAAAPMYQDVFTDARGTHVRVVDQAENVRTFKLGSGKAEDVTPLMGDIAYAKATDLDKDGKKDVVMAGSSDGVWAYSGPSLVSGKPEKLWQATVPGAVHDVETGDVDGDGRPEIVVAADTAVVVLDGRTGRTLATIEGGEGQYVRSAKLADLDGDGELDILVPTDALRAYHGDGHALWTYSAPGSAGEVRFTDPSVNDGKVYAAYAGLDAYQRTDAVTDAVALGARNGKVRWDVAPKAPAEAVGGVRTATPNDGVLASKEIPYADGHAVVYQWNVTAPIDVDGAQSLSPRNYFEIRDGRTGEVLHSGYAGGLWTHFSYFTDDGALYEGGTASFRRYEADGVDTKAGVLPQSYGGGFLTGPGGRKLLVAGVEGGLYLWDPSIFESTDTWADSAGSATLMGARDYLAADLDGDGVDEALSLTGDYNGLDRMAEEFGGRYYLPNNAIHQVTTYKLS; this is encoded by the coding sequence ATGAGAGCCCACCACTCGCGGCGGGCCCTGCGGCTCGCCTCCGCCCTGGTCTCGGCGGGCCTGTGCCTGACCGTGAGCCCGCGGGCCCTGGCCGCCGACGACAGCGGCTCGGCCATGAAACTGACCAGCGCCGAGGCCGGGACGCTCGCCGCCCACGTAGGCCTCGACCCGAACGCCGACGCCACCGACACCGGCACGGTCAGCCCCAAGTCCGCCGACACCCCGAAGTCCGCCGCCGACGGCACGGACAACGACTCCGGCAGCGGCAGCGGCAGCGGCTCGCAACTGGACGGCGCCTCCGCCGACGCCGACGCGACCGCCGAGGTCACCCTGACCGCCGGGTCCACGCTGGAGGGCGTGCGCGGCATGGGCGCCACCGTGCCCGTCGGCAGGAACGGCGACTACTTCACCGTCAACAGCATGGGCTATGTGCAGCGGCACACGGCCGACGGCGGTGAGGTGTGGGCGCGCACCAGCGGTTCCTTCTACACCGATTGGCAGGTCAAGCCGACGCAGCCGTGGCGGACCGAGCCCTACCCGGCGCAGATCCTGATGGGCTACAACGCCGTCTCGCCGTTCGCCGCCACCTCGGACAACGGTTACTCGACCGGCGACCTGACCGGCGACGGCGTCCCGGACGTGGTCTTCTCGGCGCAGGTCGGCACCACCCCGTACCCGCGTCCGTTCACCTCGCCGGGCTCGTCGCTGACCACGGGCACGTTCGTCACCGTCCTCGACGGCAGGACCGGCAGGACCATGTGGTCGAAGCTGTACAACCGCGCCTCCATGGTCAAGATCGTCGACGGCACCCTGCTGGTGGCCGACGCGCCGCGGCTGAGCGGCGACTCCAAGGTCCCGGCCGCCGCCACGGCGACCCTGACGGGCATCCGTTTCTCCTCCGCGGACGGTGTGCTGACACCGGCCCGGACCTGGACGTACGACACCGGGGAGGCCCGCAAGGCCAACTGGGGCGACATCCAGGACCTGGGCAAGGGCAAGGTCGTCGTCTCCTGGAACCTGGCCAAGGCCACCGGTGTCGACGCGCGCGGGCGCACCCTCGTGCTCGACACGGCGGACGGCTCGGTGGACTGGCAGACCGACAGCATGCTCTACGGCCGCCAGCTCCGCGTGGACACGGGCCGCAGGCGGATCGTCGCGCTGGAGCAGCAGGACGCCACCGACGCCGTGCGCTACGAGGTCGCCTCCTACGATCTGAAGACCGGTCACCGCGCCACGCTGGAGACCCGGGACAACGTCCTGCCCACAGCGCTGACGGTCGGTGACCTCACCGCGAAGGACGGCGACGAGTACGCGGTCGCCGAGTCCTCGCTCGACGAGGACTACTGGGTCAACGCCAGCACCGTGCGGGTGCTCGACGGCACCGCCCCGGACACGCTGCTGTGGTCGAGCACGGTCAAGCGCGACGCCGACAACAGCAAGGACGCGGCGAGCGTGTGGCGGCTGCAGGTGGCCGACGGCAGGCTGGTCACGTCCGCCCAGGACGACCGCGAGATCAACGGGGCGAACAACCCCGGCGGCGGGCGGTACGCGTCCTTGACGGTCTACTCCGTCAAGGGTGACATCAAGTGGCAGCAGAAGGGTGTCGCCGCCGCCCCGATGTACCAGGACGTCTTCACCGATGCCCGGGGCACGCACGTGCGGGTCGTCGACCAGGCGGAGAACGTCCGCACGTTCAAGCTGGGCAGTGGCAAGGCCGAGGACGTGACGCCGCTGATGGGCGACATCGCGTACGCCAAGGCCACCGACCTGGACAAGGACGGCAAGAAGGACGTCGTCATGGCCGGCTCGTCCGACGGCGTGTGGGCCTACTCGGGCCCGTCGCTGGTGAGCGGCAAGCCCGAGAAGCTGTGGCAGGCCACCGTGCCCGGCGCGGTGCACGACGTCGAGACCGGTGACGTCGACGGCGACGGCAGGCCGGAGATCGTCGTCGCGGCCGACACCGCCGTGGTCGTCCTCGACGGGAGGACGGGCAGGACCCTCGCCACGATCGAGGGCGGCGAGGGCCAGTACGTGCGCTCCGCCAAGCTGGCCGACCTGGACGGCGACGGCGAGCTGGACATCCTCGTCCCGACCGACGCCCTGCGCGCCTACCACGGTGACGGCCACGCGCTGTGGACGTACAGCGCGCCCGGGTCCGCGGGCGAGGTGCGCTTCACCGACCCGTCCGTGAACGACGGCAAGGTCTACGCGGCCTATGCCGGTCTCGACGCGTACCAGCGGACCGACGCGGTGACCGACGCCGTGGCGCTCGGCGCCAGGAACGGCAAGGTCCGCTGGGACGTCGCGCCGAAGGCCCCGGCGGAGGCGGTCGGCGGCGTCCGCACCGCCACCCCGAACGACGGCGTCCTCGCGTCGAAGGAGATCCCGTACGCGGACGGGCACGCGGTCGTCTACCAGTGGAACGTCACCGCCCCCATCGACGTCGACGGTGCCCAGTCCCTCAGCCCGCGGAACTACTTCGAGATCCGCGACGGCCGCACCGGTGAGGTGCTGCACTCCGGCTACGCGGGCGGTCTGTGGACGCACTTCAGCTACTTCACCGACGACGGTGCGCTGTACGAGGGAGGCACGGCCTCCTTCCGGCGGTACGAGGCCGACGGCGTGGACACCAAGGCCGGGGTGCTGCCGCAGTCCTACGGCGGCGGCTTCCTGACCGGTCCCGGCGGCCGCAAGCTGCTGGTCGCCGGCGTCGAGGGCGGGCTCTACCTGTGGGACCCGAGCATCTTCGAGTCCACCGACACCTGGGCGGACAGCGCCGGCAGCGCGACCCTCATGGGCGCGCGCGACTACCTCGCCGCCGACCTGGACGGTGACGGGGTGGACGAGGCACTCTCGCTCACCGGCGACTACAACGGCCTCGACCGAATGGCCGAGGAGTTCGGCGGTCGCTACTACCTGCCGAACAACGCCATCCACCAGGTCACCACGTACAAGCTCTCCTGA
- a CDS encoding ATP-binding protein produces MSAHEANGTEPAAPLLRLRLFGGFHATRDSGPPLAEKWPRPGARALVKLLAVVPGHRLHRGQAMDVCWPDADPQAAAGSLRVALHAARHALEPELARRAASSYLISDGTLLRLDPATVRIDADDAETAARAALADGDVAELSDALGRFTGEILPEDRYASWAEERRGQLALLREQLLLRLAEGQLERGAASEAAAVAEQVLALSPTEELAHRVLIDALLRQGLRRQAVRRYHVCHEVLSAELGVRPGPETERLHRAALAAAPAPVPAAPSLPAPLRATRTEPPLRGRDAVLDRLLTADGPPVTLLTGEAGVGKTRLVSEVARRAAADGTAVLWGGGQDSEGHTPYGAFAEALEGWLAEHSADERARVGSEYPELASFLPSLGQVGTSGERSPEEERDRLFRGITALLGDLAAARPVLVVLDDLHAADTDSYRLLGHLARRAVERDTALRFLATYREEELPDGDARRSAVASLLRRRHGAREELSRLDKEACLAVVRDAATDPSDEDRVHRVWELSLGNPLFALELAHGPAAEEGEGLAPEGVRGLVADRLVRLDTDARRVVEALAVAGGDTALSELLDVAEHGLHPPVAGAAAADALEQAIAASLVEERPVVVAGRSEEGVAFRHPLVRLTCYEQLAGVRRRQLHAAFAQAVRRRRPDAVDTLASHFARADDPRAAEYLRRAAERAAALYANDTADRYYRDLVARLDVDAARARLAHAHVLRRMGHFEQAADALRLSLAEFERREDGDEAVLASALLAETLARTSAPAAARRTLREHPVTADTGPEPAASHFLALSVVRCVQGRYTSGHEAARQALAAARNVPGGSGQRLVARAFAMQAANLGLAGRFDQAREAGDQALAPAEAYGDPTLLGSVLSMLRENARRAGRLREAVDIGTRALGLAEQSGDPTAAAFERANLAELRLLLEEPEPARVLAEQAVAGARAYDAWCLPYALATLARVRVLAGAPAEATALLDRAGAEAAALGDRQAEHEVRTARAELALHARRPQDVLRALDGHTGDAPVLVAWAELLSGRAEAALRLARAEVSRAERTGERLAEVEARIALGTSLSRLARPGEGGKELTRAESLAGVLPYPAGTRRAARARDLLRDARR; encoded by the coding sequence ATGAGCGCGCACGAGGCGAACGGGACGGAACCGGCCGCTCCACTGCTCCGGCTGCGCCTTTTCGGCGGGTTTCACGCGACTCGCGACAGCGGTCCCCCGCTCGCCGAGAAATGGCCGCGGCCCGGCGCCCGCGCCCTGGTCAAGCTCCTCGCCGTCGTCCCCGGCCACCGGCTCCACCGCGGCCAGGCCATGGACGTCTGCTGGCCCGACGCCGACCCCCAGGCCGCCGCCGGCAGCCTCCGGGTCGCCCTGCACGCGGCCCGGCACGCCCTGGAACCCGAACTCGCCAGGCGCGCCGCCTCCTCGTACCTGATCTCCGACGGGACGCTGCTCCGCCTCGACCCGGCCACGGTGCGGATCGACGCCGACGACGCCGAGACGGCTGCCCGGGCCGCCCTCGCCGACGGCGACGTGGCCGAACTGAGCGACGCGCTGGGCCGGTTCACCGGTGAGATCCTGCCGGAGGACCGTTACGCGAGCTGGGCCGAGGAACGACGCGGGCAACTCGCCCTGCTGCGTGAGCAGTTGCTGCTCCGGCTCGCCGAAGGGCAACTGGAGCGGGGTGCCGCCTCCGAAGCGGCGGCCGTGGCCGAACAGGTCCTCGCCCTCAGCCCGACCGAGGAACTGGCCCACCGCGTCCTCATCGACGCCCTGCTGCGCCAGGGACTGCGCCGCCAGGCCGTACGCCGGTACCACGTGTGCCACGAGGTCCTGTCGGCGGAACTCGGGGTACGGCCGGGCCCCGAGACGGAGCGGCTGCACCGGGCGGCCCTGGCCGCGGCACCCGCCCCCGTCCCCGCGGCCCCGTCGCTCCCCGCCCCGCTCCGGGCCACCCGCACCGAGCCGCCGTTGCGCGGCCGGGACGCCGTGCTCGACCGGCTTCTCACGGCGGACGGACCGCCGGTCACCCTGCTCACCGGCGAGGCGGGCGTGGGCAAGACCCGCCTGGTGAGCGAGGTCGCCCGGCGTGCCGCCGCGGACGGCACGGCCGTGCTGTGGGGCGGCGGCCAGGACTCCGAGGGACACACGCCGTACGGGGCGTTCGCGGAGGCGCTGGAGGGCTGGCTCGCCGAACACAGCGCCGACGAGCGGGCCCGGGTCGGCTCCGAGTACCCCGAACTGGCCTCGTTCCTCCCGTCGCTGGGGCAGGTGGGAACCTCCGGTGAGCGCAGTCCGGAGGAGGAACGGGACCGGCTGTTCCGTGGCATCACGGCACTGCTCGGCGACCTCGCCGCGGCCCGCCCGGTGCTGGTCGTCCTCGACGATCTGCACGCCGCCGACACGGACTCGTACCGCCTGCTCGGTCATCTGGCCCGTCGGGCCGTGGAGCGGGACACCGCCCTGCGGTTCCTGGCGACCTACCGCGAGGAGGAGCTGCCCGACGGCGACGCGCGCCGCTCGGCCGTGGCCTCCCTCCTGCGCCGACGCCACGGCGCACGCGAGGAGTTGAGCCGGCTCGACAAGGAGGCGTGCCTGGCCGTCGTCCGTGACGCGGCCACGGACCCCTCGGACGAGGACCGGGTCCACCGGGTATGGGAGCTCTCCCTCGGCAACCCGCTGTTCGCCCTCGAACTCGCCCACGGCCCGGCCGCCGAGGAGGGCGAGGGTCTCGCCCCCGAAGGTGTACGGGGGCTGGTGGCCGACCGGCTCGTACGGCTCGACACGGACGCGCGCCGCGTCGTCGAGGCGCTCGCCGTGGCGGGCGGCGACACCGCGCTGTCCGAACTGCTCGATGTCGCCGAACACGGGCTGCACCCCCCGGTCGCCGGGGCCGCGGCGGCCGACGCCCTGGAGCAGGCCATCGCCGCCTCGCTGGTCGAGGAACGGCCCGTCGTGGTGGCCGGACGGTCCGAGGAAGGGGTGGCCTTCCGGCATCCGCTGGTCCGGCTCACCTGCTACGAACAACTCGCGGGAGTCCGCCGCAGGCAACTGCACGCCGCGTTCGCGCAGGCGGTCAGACGGCGCCGGCCCGACGCCGTCGACACCCTGGCCTCCCACTTCGCCCGCGCCGACGACCCGCGCGCGGCCGAGTACCTGCGCCGAGCGGCGGAGCGGGCCGCGGCCCTGTACGCGAACGACACCGCCGACCGCTACTACCGCGACCTGGTGGCCCGGCTGGACGTCGACGCGGCCCGCGCCCGGCTCGCCCACGCCCATGTCCTGCGGAGAATGGGCCACTTCGAGCAGGCGGCCGACGCCCTGCGGCTCTCCCTGGCGGAGTTCGAGCGGCGCGAGGACGGTGACGAAGCCGTCCTCGCCTCGGCGCTGCTCGCCGAGACCCTGGCCAGGACGAGCGCCCCGGCAGCCGCCCGCCGCACGCTGCGGGAGCACCCGGTGACCGCGGACACCGGTCCGGAACCGGCCGCGAGTCACTTCCTCGCCCTGTCGGTGGTCCGCTGCGTCCAGGGGCGGTACACGTCCGGGCACGAGGCCGCCCGGCAGGCCCTGGCCGCGGCGCGGAACGTGCCGGGAGGGTCCGGGCAGCGGCTGGTGGCCCGCGCCTTCGCGATGCAGGCCGCCAACCTCGGGCTCGCCGGCCGCTTCGACCAGGCACGCGAAGCGGGCGACCAGGCGCTGGCGCCGGCCGAGGCGTACGGAGATCCGACCCTGCTGGGCTCGGTCCTGTCGATGCTGCGCGAGAACGCGCGGCGGGCGGGAAGACTGCGGGAGGCCGTCGACATCGGAACCCGCGCGCTCGGCCTCGCCGAACAGTCCGGCGATCCGACCGCCGCCGCGTTCGAGCGGGCGAACCTCGCCGAACTGCGGCTCCTGCTCGAAGAGCCCGAACCGGCCCGCGTCCTGGCCGAGCAGGCCGTGGCGGGCGCGCGGGCGTACGACGCCTGGTGCCTTCCGTACGCCCTCGCGACACTGGCCCGCGTGCGGGTCCTCGCGGGCGCGCCGGCGGAGGCCACCGCCCTCCTGGACCGTGCCGGGGCGGAGGCCGCCGCGCTCGGCGACCGGCAGGCGGAGCACGAGGTGCGCACCGCGCGTGCCGAACTCGCGCTGCACGCCCGCCGTCCGCAGGACGTGCTGCGCGCCCTGGACGGACACACCGGCGACGCGCCCGTGCTGGTGGCCTGGGCGGAGCTCCTGTCGGGACGGGCCGAGGCGGCGCTGCGGCTCGCCCGCGCCGAGGTGTCACGGGCCGAGCGCACCGGGGAACGTCTCGCCGAGGTCGAGGCCCGGATCGCCCTCGGGACCTCCCTGTCCCGACTGGCGCGTCCCGGGGAGGGCGGAAAGGAACTGACGCGGGCCGAGTCACTGGCCGGGGTACTGCCGTATCCCGCCGGAACACGCCGGGCGGCCCGGGCCCGGGACCTGCTGCGCGACGCGCGACGGTGA
- a CDS encoding VanZ family protein: MDHNASLPAPPRRLRRIVLLGLAILGSAGAAFVVRRPLMMSAPVCAAGRWHGCFDTFNGVVLMTLAALPLALLVVWVLARVRRAAGVAPARAWRMSLAEVGMVHGTVPFLWLTMMPGAGPGTAARRVSLVPLRDLVTMGPLGIAGNLLVLASLGFFAPMRFAALASVPRILALGVGCSTLIETAQYVLWLDRVSSVDDVLVNTVGAVLAALASRRWWRTAAEVPSDRPRPAPAPVG, encoded by the coding sequence ATGGACCACAACGCATCCCTGCCGGCACCACCACGCCGCCTGCGCCGGATCGTGCTGCTCGGCCTGGCGATCCTCGGCTCCGCGGGCGCCGCCTTCGTCGTACGGCGGCCGCTCATGATGTCCGCCCCTGTGTGCGCGGCCGGCCGGTGGCACGGCTGCTTCGACACCTTCAACGGTGTGGTGCTCATGACCCTGGCCGCGCTGCCGTTGGCCCTGCTCGTGGTGTGGGTCCTGGCCCGCGTCCGGCGTGCCGCGGGCGTCGCACCGGCGCGGGCGTGGCGGATGTCGCTGGCCGAGGTGGGCATGGTCCACGGGACGGTGCCGTTCCTGTGGCTGACCATGATGCCGGGCGCCGGACCGGGCACCGCTGCACGCCGGGTGAGCCTGGTGCCGCTGCGGGACCTGGTCACGATGGGACCGCTCGGGATCGCCGGCAACCTGCTGGTCCTCGCGTCGCTGGGGTTCTTCGCGCCGATGCGGTTCGCGGCGCTGGCGTCCGTGCCGCGGATCCTGGCCCTCGGGGTGGGCTGCTCAACCCTGATCGAGACCGCGCAGTACGTCCTGTGGCTGGACCGGGTGTCCTCCGTGGACGACGTACTGGTCAACACCGTCGGCGCCGTGCTGGCCGCGCTGGCTTCGCGCCGCTGGTGGCGCACCGCTGCGGAGGTGCCGTCGGACCGGCCCCGCCCCGCGCCGGCACCGGTGGGCTGA
- a CDS encoding response regulator transcription factor translates to MRVLIVEDEPYLAEAVRDGLRLEAIAADIAGDGDSALELLSINSYDLAVLDRDIPGPSGDEVARRIVASGSGIPILMLTAADRIDDKASGFGLGADDYLTKPFELRELVMRLRALDRRRAHARPPVREIAGLRLDPFRREVSRDGHHVALTRKQFAVLEVLVAAEGGVISAEELLRRAWDENANPFTNAVRITVSALRKRLGEPWIIATVPGVGYRIDSGTGDGRDTGVDTGTGGIAPGGDSTGTGGARA, encoded by the coding sequence ATGCGTGTACTGATCGTGGAGGACGAGCCCTACCTTGCCGAGGCCGTCCGTGACGGTCTGCGGCTGGAGGCGATCGCCGCCGACATCGCCGGTGACGGCGACTCCGCGCTGGAGCTGCTGAGCATCAACTCCTACGACCTCGCGGTCCTCGACCGTGACATCCCCGGCCCGTCCGGCGACGAGGTCGCCCGGCGTATCGTCGCCTCCGGCAGCGGCATCCCGATCCTCATGCTCACCGCCGCCGACCGGATCGACGACAAGGCTTCCGGGTTCGGGCTCGGCGCCGACGACTACCTCACCAAACCGTTCGAGCTGCGGGAACTCGTCATGCGGCTGAGGGCGCTCGACCGCAGACGCGCGCACGCCCGGCCCCCGGTCCGCGAGATCGCGGGCCTGCGGCTGGACCCCTTCCGGCGGGAGGTCTCGCGCGACGGACACCATGTCGCCCTCACCCGGAAGCAGTTCGCCGTGCTGGAAGTCCTCGTCGCGGCCGAAGGCGGTGTCATCAGCGCCGAGGAGCTGCTGAGGCGGGCCTGGGACGAGAACGCCAACCCCTTCACCAACGCCGTGCGCATCACGGTCTCCGCACTGCGCAAACGGCTCGGCGAACCCTGGATCATCGCCACCGTGCCCGGCGTCGGCTACCGGATCGACTCCGGGACCGGCGACGGGAGGGACACCGGCGTGGACACCGGTACGGGCGGCATCGCCCCCGGCGGGGACAGCACCGGCACCGGCGGCGCGCGTGCCTAG
- a CDS encoding sensor histidine kinase, which translates to MPRRPGLSARLRLALSYAGFLAVAGALLLTVVWVFLLRYVPDNSQGLLGVSPNRYLLEHTFAPAAAEAMLFLLVFGLLGGWILAGRMLAPLTQITAAARLAGNGSLSHRIRMKGRQDEFRELSDAFDSMLEQLESHVAEQRRFAANASHELRTPLAVSRTLLDVARKDPTRDRGELIERLHAVNTRAIDLTEALLLLSRGDRGNFTRESVDLSLLAEEAAETLLPLAERRGITLDVTGGPARTSGSAELLLRMTANLVQNAIVHNLPAGGTVTVRTEEHGDTSVLRVENTGRPLPPELVPTLTEPFQRGAARVRTDEHAGVGLGLAIVHSVVRAHDGTLGLAPRPSGGLVVTVRLPRGSWG; encoded by the coding sequence GTGCCTAGACGCCCAGGGCTCAGCGCGCGGCTGAGACTCGCCCTCAGCTACGCCGGGTTCCTCGCCGTCGCCGGAGCTCTCCTGCTGACCGTCGTGTGGGTGTTCCTGCTGCGCTACGTACCCGACAACTCCCAGGGCCTTCTCGGGGTCTCGCCCAACCGCTATCTCCTTGAGCACACCTTCGCCCCCGCCGCGGCCGAGGCGATGCTCTTCCTGCTCGTGTTCGGTCTCCTCGGGGGATGGATCCTCGCCGGCCGGATGCTCGCACCGCTCACGCAGATCACGGCCGCGGCACGCCTGGCCGGGAACGGGTCGCTGTCCCACCGGATCCGCATGAAGGGCCGCCAGGACGAATTCCGTGAGCTCTCCGACGCGTTCGACTCGATGCTCGAACAACTCGAATCCCATGTCGCGGAGCAGCGGAGGTTCGCCGCGAACGCCTCCCACGAACTGCGCACCCCGCTGGCCGTCTCGCGGACGCTCCTCGACGTCGCCCGCAAGGACCCCACGCGGGACAGGGGCGAACTCATCGAGCGCCTGCACGCTGTCAATACGCGGGCGATCGACCTCACCGAGGCACTCCTGCTGCTCAGCCGCGGCGACCGCGGGAACTTCACCCGCGAGAGCGTCGACCTCTCCCTCCTCGCCGAGGAAGCCGCCGAAACGCTGCTCCCCCTCGCCGAACGGCGCGGGATCACCCTGGACGTCACCGGCGGGCCGGCCCGGACCAGCGGCTCCGCGGAGCTCCTGCTGCGGATGACGGCGAACCTCGTCCAGAACGCCATCGTCCACAACCTCCCCGCCGGCGGCACCGTCACGGTCCGCACCGAGGAGCACGGCGACACGAGCGTGCTTCGGGTGGAGAACACGGGCCGTCCGCTCCCACCGGAACTGGTACCGACCCTCACCGAACCCTTCCAGCGCGGAGCGGCACGGGTACGCACGGACGAGCACGCCGGCGTGGGCCTCGGCCTGGCCATCGTGCACAGCGTCGTCCGCGCCCACGACGGGACCCTCGGCCTCGCCCCCCGCCCGTCCGGCGGCCTCGTCGTCACGGTCCGGCTTCCGCGCGGTTCCTGGGGATAG
- a CDS encoding ABC transporter substrate-binding protein has protein sequence MPVNRKTPPPSRRSLLRALGGGAALGALAGCGVPAAYVGPGDRAGADLSATDKRLTWANWPLYIDTDDKDTTRRPTLEAFQKRTGISVDYIEEINDNDEFFGKISPSLMNHQRTGRDLIVISDWMCARFVRLGWVQEMDRSRQPNVARYLDPLLSSPAFDPGRKASVPWQSGITGIAYNRRKVGREIRHVSDLWADDLKGRVTLLSGLDEAFALLMQGNGVDITKWRPDDFHQVCDQVEKQVRRGQIRRFTGNDYIKDLAGGDVLACQAYSGDVIQLQADDPDIRFVVPEEGAELWAESLMIPNLARHKANAEKLIDFYYQPEVAAELAAWVNYVCPVPAAQDVLASSKDKDTAALAEDPLIFPDATMRERLAIARDITSTERTEFAKRWNAIAGL, from the coding sequence GTGCCAGTGAATCGGAAGACCCCGCCCCCGTCCCGCCGGTCCCTGCTGCGCGCCCTGGGCGGTGGTGCCGCGCTCGGAGCCCTGGCGGGATGCGGGGTACCGGCGGCGTACGTGGGACCGGGCGATCGCGCCGGAGCCGACCTCTCGGCCACGGACAAGCGACTGACCTGGGCGAACTGGCCGCTGTACATCGACACCGATGACAAGGACACCACCCGGCGCCCGACGCTGGAGGCATTCCAGAAGCGCACCGGGATCTCCGTCGACTACATCGAGGAGATCAACGACAACGACGAGTTCTTCGGCAAGATCAGCCCGTCCCTGATGAACCACCAGCGGACCGGCCGCGACCTCATCGTCATCAGCGACTGGATGTGCGCCCGTTTCGTCCGGCTCGGCTGGGTCCAGGAGATGGACCGGTCCCGGCAGCCGAACGTCGCCAGGTACCTCGATCCGCTGCTGAGCTCGCCCGCCTTCGACCCCGGCCGCAAGGCCTCCGTGCCGTGGCAGTCGGGGATCACCGGCATCGCGTACAACCGCCGCAAGGTCGGCCGGGAGATCCGGCACGTCTCGGATCTGTGGGCCGACGACCTCAAGGGCCGGGTCACCCTGCTCTCCGGCCTGGACGAGGCGTTCGCGCTGCTCATGCAGGGCAACGGCGTCGACATCACGAAGTGGCGGCCCGACGACTTCCACCAGGTGTGCGATCAGGTCGAGAAGCAGGTGCGCCGCGGCCAGATCCGCCGCTTCACCGGCAACGACTACATCAAGGACCTCGCGGGCGGGGACGTACTGGCCTGCCAGGCCTACTCGGGCGATGTGATCCAGCTCCAGGCCGACGACCCCGACATCCGCTTCGTCGTCCCCGAGGAGGGCGCCGAGTTGTGGGCCGAGTCGCTGATGATCCCGAACCTGGCCCGGCACAAGGCGAACGCCGAGAAGCTCATCGACTTCTACTACCAGCCGGAGGTCGCCGCGGAGCTGGCCGCCTGGGTCAACTACGTCTGTCCGGTCCCCGCCGCCCAGGACGTCCTCGCCTCCTCCAAGGACAAGGACACCGCGGCCCTCGCCGAGGACCCGCTGATCTTCCCGGACGCGACCATGCGCGAGCGCCTCGCGATCGCCCGGGACATCACGTCCACCGAGCGCACGGAGTTCGCCAAGCGCTGGAACGCGATAGCCGGGCTGTGA
- a CDS encoding sensor histidine kinase, with protein MADTFDDVLGRLEGAFEAQQQFVANASHELRTPLTLQQAIVDVALADPGPSVASLRAACLRVRAAGQEQVRLIDALLTLARSQRGLQRREFIDLAEMVRGRLPDAAVDAGSENAGSENAGSESGGSEDGGPRVRADLGPASVLGDPQLVECLVVNLADSAVRHNSPENGESWVRLWTGTEAGRPVLRIDNTGPVIPREQVAGLFQPFRRLGAERTRAHPRPRSGGKGRHREGLGLGLSIVTAVATAHGGTVEAWPRPRGGLTVKVTFPACAPPAPRPESAEAPPVFERAGN; from the coding sequence ATGGCGGACACCTTCGACGACGTACTGGGGCGGCTGGAGGGCGCGTTCGAGGCGCAGCAGCAGTTCGTCGCCAACGCCTCGCACGAACTGCGCACCCCTCTCACGCTCCAGCAGGCCATCGTGGACGTCGCGCTCGCCGATCCCGGGCCGTCGGTGGCGAGCCTGCGGGCCGCGTGCCTGCGGGTGCGGGCGGCCGGGCAGGAACAGGTCCGGCTGATCGACGCCCTGCTGACGCTCGCGCGCAGCCAACGGGGGCTCCAGCGCCGGGAGTTCATCGACCTCGCCGAGATGGTGCGGGGACGGCTGCCGGACGCGGCGGTGGACGCCGGGTCCGAGAATGCCGGGTCCGAGAATGCCGGGTCCGAGAGTGGCGGGTCCGAGGACGGAGGGCCGCGGGTGCGGGCCGACCTGGGACCCGCGTCCGTCCTGGGTGACCCTCAGCTCGTCGAGTGCCTGGTGGTCAACCTCGCGGACAGCGCCGTACGGCACAACAGCCCGGAGAACGGCGAGAGTTGGGTTCGGCTGTGGACCGGAACGGAGGCGGGCCGACCCGTCCTGCGGATCGACAACACGGGCCCGGTGATCCCGCGCGAGCAGGTGGCCGGACTCTTCCAGCCGTTCCGGCGCCTGGGCGCGGAACGGACCCGCGCGCACCCTCGGCCCCGGTCGGGCGGGAAGGGCCGTCATCGCGAGGGACTGGGCCTCGGTCTGTCCATCGTCACGGCCGTGGCCACCGCTCACGGCGGCACCGTCGAGGCATGGCCCCGTCCGCGGGGCGGCCTGACGGTGAAGGTCACGTTCCCCGCCTGCGCACCGCCCGCTCCCCGGCCGGAATCGGCCGAAGCGCCCCCGGTCTTCGAGAGGGCCGGAAACTGA